A single genomic interval of Brevibacillus brevis harbors:
- a CDS encoding non-ribosomal peptide synthetase yields MNGVQIKNIYRLTPMQEGMLYHFILHPESEVHFEQTVITMEESLRLDLLDQSFRDLVERFDILRTVFHYKESKKPLQIVLKQREAAIQIEDISDLTQDEQEAFVEQFLVRDRSNRFDLEKDLLFRITVMKLSESKFKMVWSFHHIIMDGWCLGIVAKDFFHIYRSYLQNKKAELAPPYSFSSYVTWLGKQNKQEGLSFWRDSLDGFDQQSPLPVEYLSTGKGYQRESIVFRIDRETTARLEQIARSNDVTLSIVFHSLWGLLLQRYNYAKDVVFGSVVSGRPSELIGVEEMVGLFVNTIPMRIRTEGKQTFSELLGQVQQFFTATSSHQYLSLADIQSETALKQNLIQHLMVFENYPLTEEAFDEDGKGGLFGITDVQGYEQTSYDFNLCIIPGKELEIHFIYNALAYSDAYLQKVRAHLNQLIQSVVRNPDQPLANMQMVTDEEQALILQQWNDTEMLVDQRQTIDQLFKEQVKKAPHHIAVVDQEGTYTYQELDDKSDALAHVLREKGVKPGSIVGVMVERSTAYSLAILAVLKAGGAFLPISTDHPSERISYMIEDSGASIVLIHDPTVAYAERILPAAMLINLDDRSVYNGVTSDVQTLHRSSDLAYVIYTSGSTGKPKGVRLHHVGIANLQQFFINDLGITKNDKVLQFASISFDASVWEFTMGVLTGARLVVVSKDVVLDSQAFSDYLLRHEVTVATLPPTFVTYLEPENFPKLQTLITAGSATNWELVHKWSAHCRYINAYGPTETTICATTWTYEGQEELPQQVPIGKPIANTKVYVLDPHGHLQPQGIPGELAIAGISVADGYINREELTNEKFVADPFHSGSRLYKTGDMVKWLADGSLEYLGRMDNQVKIRGFRIELDEVENVIQSQAGVKEAVVLAKKEQGGDACLIAYLVWEQPEWNRDLRQELLATLPAYMVPTYIHVLERMPVTPNGKIDRRALPEPVMIREASKQLNPPVTEQEMKLAEIWKEVLDLQEISVDDHFYDLGGHSLKAIQLVARLHKEGIEVKIQTIFQYDTVRALAGYVDTVNRIRTTKAQDKKELEALIYAHFQVRSNYVEVPFGSKHRAVLYVEENAQGKHQEILSLLRRSCDPAIQPHAIQYLNISQQVWEKEKNHFQKATLDEKETLSWQECLVNDLDQKLLRYSEAIVNQQTFIRRPLSPSQRYHVQEKDISGTVIHFERMIDPKTLEKAFLTILERHHLLRCTLAFEEEEPYWKEYPCPSEIQLPVVDVSGDSEERKEAVRHLLQSEYFYKQHDSTSSLSYKVILLKESEKEYSFIFPASHLIFDLISSEVLQNDMNLYYEALENDSDLSENDRNTYWDFVRQITKGPVGIEDQQITEEFDLHAFENSLLSIERQLASSSTLDGYTIVTCELDMDNPQETENARIPIALLARFCERSYGVHKAPVFLMNFGRSFMGNHFFDVLGECIDHIPLHIDPAWSLNELEAYVKVRLDLAKDRNIHFANLVQNPDVTQNYPLSHHSLIRSMQMTPIICNFLGEQNKSHQPSEYDYLFIKGKKRILFEASYTSMGKMTIFMALPYREDERKLRVILEEEAKKLIGMPLVIR; encoded by the coding sequence TTGAATGGTGTTCAGATTAAAAATATATACCGCTTGACACCTATGCAAGAAGGCATGCTGTATCACTTTATCCTTCATCCTGAATCAGAGGTTCACTTCGAACAAACGGTGATTACGATGGAGGAGTCGTTGCGGCTTGATCTCCTTGATCAGAGCTTTCGCGACCTCGTCGAAAGATTCGATATCCTGCGAACAGTCTTTCACTATAAAGAAAGTAAAAAGCCTCTGCAAATCGTGTTGAAGCAAAGAGAGGCAGCTATTCAGATTGAGGACATCTCTGACCTGACTCAGGATGAACAAGAAGCATTTGTAGAGCAATTTCTTGTAAGGGATCGGAGCAATAGATTTGATCTGGAAAAAGATCTGTTGTTTCGGATTACCGTTATGAAATTGAGTGAATCAAAATTCAAGATGGTGTGGAGCTTCCACCATATTATTATGGATGGCTGGTGCTTGGGGATTGTCGCAAAAGACTTTTTCCATATCTATCGCTCTTATCTTCAAAATAAGAAGGCCGAGCTTGCTCCACCGTATTCGTTCAGTAGCTATGTCACCTGGCTTGGCAAGCAAAACAAACAAGAGGGACTCTCGTTTTGGCGAGATAGCTTGGATGGATTTGATCAGCAATCTCCTTTACCGGTTGAATATCTTTCAACCGGTAAGGGGTACCAACGAGAATCGATCGTGTTTCGCATTGATCGGGAAACGACTGCCCGTCTGGAGCAGATAGCGAGATCAAATGATGTGACACTGAGCATCGTCTTTCATTCCCTCTGGGGATTGTTGCTGCAACGATACAATTATGCCAAAGACGTTGTCTTCGGCTCCGTCGTTTCGGGACGTCCCTCCGAGCTCATTGGCGTAGAAGAAATGGTTGGATTATTTGTCAATACGATCCCAATGCGAATTCGCACTGAAGGCAAACAGACGTTTTCGGAGTTGCTCGGGCAGGTGCAACAATTCTTCACAGCCACAAGCAGCCACCAATACTTGTCTCTGGCGGATATTCAGTCCGAAACCGCATTAAAACAAAACCTGATTCAGCATCTCATGGTCTTTGAAAACTATCCATTGACGGAGGAGGCATTCGACGAAGATGGAAAAGGCGGTTTATTCGGAATTACGGATGTCCAAGGATATGAGCAAACCAGCTACGACTTCAACTTGTGCATTATTCCCGGAAAGGAATTGGAAATTCACTTTATCTATAATGCGCTTGCCTACAGCGATGCTTATCTGCAAAAAGTCCGAGCGCATTTGAATCAGTTGATTCAAAGTGTCGTCCGCAATCCCGACCAGCCGCTTGCAAACATGCAAATGGTCACGGACGAGGAGCAGGCCCTCATTCTGCAACAATGGAATGACACGGAGATGCTGGTTGATCAAAGGCAAACCATTGACCAGCTATTTAAGGAACAGGTCAAAAAGGCACCGCATCACATTGCCGTGGTCGATCAGGAAGGCACCTACACCTATCAGGAATTAGATGACAAATCCGATGCGCTGGCCCATGTGCTGCGTGAGAAAGGGGTAAAACCAGGCAGTATTGTTGGTGTGATGGTGGAGCGCTCTACCGCTTACAGCCTCGCCATCTTGGCGGTTTTGAAAGCGGGCGGTGCCTTTCTCCCAATTAGCACCGACCATCCGAGCGAACGGATCAGCTATATGATCGAAGATAGCGGGGCCAGCATTGTTTTGATCCATGATCCGACTGTAGCGTATGCAGAGCGTATTCTCCCAGCAGCAATGTTGATCAATCTTGATGATAGGAGCGTATACAACGGCGTTACATCTGATGTACAGACCCTTCATCGTTCCAGTGATCTGGCCTACGTCATTTATACATCCGGATCAACGGGGAAGCCAAAGGGGGTAAGACTGCACCACGTCGGAATCGCCAATCTTCAGCAGTTTTTCATCAACGATCTCGGTATCACCAAAAATGACAAGGTGTTGCAGTTTGCCAGTATCTCCTTTGATGCCTCTGTCTGGGAGTTTACGATGGGGGTATTGACGGGGGCGAGACTGGTCGTAGTTTCAAAGGATGTCGTACTCGATTCGCAGGCTTTCAGTGACTATCTGCTGCGGCATGAAGTAACAGTCGCGACGCTCCCGCCTACTTTTGTGACGTATTTGGAGCCGGAAAATTTCCCGAAACTGCAAACATTAATCACCGCAGGTTCCGCAACAAACTGGGAGCTCGTCCATAAATGGAGCGCGCATTGCCGATACATCAACGCATACGGTCCAACCGAAACAACCATTTGTGCGACGACTTGGACGTATGAAGGGCAAGAGGAGCTGCCGCAGCAAGTGCCGATCGGAAAGCCCATTGCCAACACAAAAGTATACGTGCTCGATCCGCATGGTCATTTGCAGCCCCAGGGAATTCCTGGTGAGCTAGCTATCGCGGGCATTAGCGTCGCTGATGGCTACATCAACCGTGAGGAATTGACGAACGAGAAATTTGTGGCAGATCCGTTTCATTCTGGTTCCAGGCTCTACAAGACGGGAGATATGGTGAAATGGCTTGCGGATGGAAGTCTGGAATATTTGGGGCGAATGGACAATCAGGTCAAGATACGCGGTTTCCGTATCGAGCTTGATGAGGTTGAAAACGTGATCCAATCCCAGGCAGGAGTGAAGGAAGCGGTCGTGCTGGCCAAAAAAGAGCAGGGAGGAGATGCCTGCCTGATCGCTTACCTGGTCTGGGAGCAGCCTGAGTGGAACAGAGATTTGCGTCAGGAGCTTTTGGCTACCCTTCCAGCCTATATGGTACCAACGTATATCCATGTCCTTGAGAGAATGCCTGTAACACCGAATGGAAAAATAGATCGGAGGGCATTACCTGAGCCTGTCATGATCCGGGAGGCGAGTAAGCAACTGAATCCCCCTGTTACAGAGCAGGAGATGAAGCTGGCGGAAATCTGGAAAGAAGTGCTCGACCTACAGGAAATCAGTGTGGATGACCATTTTTATGATCTGGGCGGGCATTCTCTCAAAGCGATCCAACTGGTAGCGCGTCTGCATAAGGAAGGCATTGAAGTGAAGATTCAAACGATCTTCCAATACGATACAGTCAGAGCGCTAGCAGGATATGTAGATACAGTAAACCGGATTCGCACCACAAAAGCGCAAGATAAAAAAGAGCTGGAAGCCTTGATCTACGCCCATTTTCAAGTACGAAGCAACTATGTAGAGGTACCGTTCGGCAGCAAGCACCGAGCTGTTCTGTACGTGGAGGAAAATGCGCAGGGCAAACACCAAGAAATCCTGTCTTTATTGCGTAGGTCTTGTGATCCTGCGATTCAGCCCCACGCTATTCAATATCTGAATATCTCCCAACAAGTATGGGAAAAAGAGAAGAATCATTTCCAAAAGGCTACGCTTGATGAGAAAGAAACCCTGTCATGGCAGGAGTGCCTCGTCAACGACCTCGATCAGAAGCTCCTTCGTTATTCGGAGGCAATCGTCAATCAGCAGACCTTTATCAGACGGCCGCTGTCACCTTCACAGCGCTATCATGTACAGGAAAAGGACATTTCTGGAACGGTAATTCACTTTGAGCGGATGATCGATCCTAAGACGCTGGAAAAAGCCTTTCTTACCATCTTAGAGCGGCATCATTTACTGCGTTGCACGTTGGCTTTTGAGGAAGAAGAGCCATATTGGAAAGAATATCCTTGCCCTAGTGAAATTCAGCTCCCTGTTGTTGATGTATCGGGCGATTCGGAAGAAAGAAAAGAAGCGGTGCGCCATCTTTTACAGAGCGAATATTTTTACAAGCAGCATGATTCGACCAGCTCTTTGTCATACAAAGTGATCTTGCTGAAAGAGAGCGAGAAAGAGTATTCGTTCATATTCCCGGCGTCGCATCTCATTTTTGATTTAATTAGCAGCGAGGTCCTGCAAAACGACATGAACCTGTATTACGAAGCTTTGGAGAATGACTCAGACCTCTCGGAAAATGATCGGAATACGTATTGGGACTTTGTCCGGCAAATTACGAAGGGTCCAGTCGGAATCGAAGATCAGCAGATTACGGAGGAATTTGACCTTCACGCATTTGAGAATAGTCTTTTGTCCATCGAAAGACAGCTCGCATCTTCATCCACTTTGGACGGCTACACGATTGTTACCTGCGAACTAGATATGGACAACCCGCAGGAGACAGAAAATGCGCGGATTCCGATTGCTCTTTTAGCCAGATTTTGTGAAAGAAGTTATGGAGTCCACAAGGCACCCGTCTTCCTCATGAACTTTGGCAGATCCTTTATGGGGAACCATTTCTTCGATGTGCTTGGCGAGTGTATCGATCATATTCCGCTTCATATTGATCCGGCATGGAGTCTGAATGAGTTGGAAGCGTATGTGAAGGTTCGGTTGGATCTCGCAAAGGATAGGAACATCCATTTCGCCAATCTCGTGCAAAATCCTGACGTAACACAAAACTATCCTCTTTCCCATCACTCACTCATCCGATCCATGCAGATGACACCTATTATTTGCAACTTTCTGGGTGAGCAGAACAAGAGTCATCAACCAAGTGAGTACGATTACCTGTTTATAAAAGGAAAGAAACGTATTCTCTTTGAGGCTTCCTATACATCCATGGGCAAAATGACTATTTTTATGGCGCTGCCATATCGCGAGGATGAAAGGAAGCTACGAGTGATCTTGGAAGAGGAAGCGAAAAAATTGATAGGAATGCCTCTAGTCATACGCTAA
- a CDS encoding efflux RND transporter periplasmic adaptor subunit gives MRYVVLTVVLMFITGCGVETKQETEQTKQKIVQVHTVKQTDSLPIPLIAFVEYKQESHLAFGASGTIERMNVTKGAKVTQGQVLSSLNTNYYQKGLEAAQSQVQSASALRSKTLQGASADLISKQRLAVDSQEKRMKDAQRKWETAQELFKGGAISQSELDSAQSEKEQIEISLQEARITLDKLLKGAEVNEIASADADLKQAASEVELAKKTLQETQLVAPFSGTVIDVTQKAGSLAQPGESIIHLVDSSEVKLKVDVPLDVMENYKQGDTVPVAVEGKGKSTGTITFISPVLNQETGKYLVELAVSNKDNKLIEGMVATVEMSRKVNGMLVPVQSVGIKETKRFVMVVENGVIKRRDVEVGQIFGNNVEILSGLQSGNQILISGITYYAEGEVVTVKGE, from the coding sequence ATGCGCTATGTCGTTTTGACCGTTGTACTGATGTTCATCACGGGATGTGGAGTGGAAACGAAACAGGAAACGGAGCAAACCAAACAAAAGATCGTGCAGGTGCACACCGTAAAACAGACGGATTCCTTGCCGATACCACTTATTGCTTTCGTTGAATACAAACAGGAGAGCCATCTAGCCTTTGGAGCTTCTGGTACGATTGAACGAATGAACGTAACAAAAGGGGCAAAGGTGACACAGGGCCAGGTATTAAGTTCATTAAATACGAACTATTATCAAAAAGGGCTGGAAGCGGCACAAAGCCAGGTTCAAAGTGCATCTGCGTTGCGTTCAAAAACGTTGCAAGGAGCAAGCGCCGATCTCATCAGCAAGCAGCGCTTGGCAGTGGATAGCCAGGAAAAGCGCATGAAGGATGCGCAACGGAAATGGGAGACTGCCCAGGAGCTGTTTAAGGGCGGCGCTATTTCGCAGAGTGAGCTGGATAGTGCGCAGTCGGAAAAAGAGCAAATCGAGATTTCGCTACAAGAGGCGCGAATTACGTTGGATAAGCTGCTAAAGGGTGCGGAAGTCAACGAGATTGCCAGTGCCGATGCCGATTTGAAACAAGCGGCCAGTGAAGTAGAGCTCGCAAAGAAAACCCTTCAAGAAACGCAACTCGTCGCGCCATTTAGCGGTACGGTCATCGATGTTACCCAAAAGGCAGGCAGTCTTGCCCAACCAGGTGAAAGTATCATTCACCTGGTTGATAGCTCGGAAGTGAAGCTGAAGGTCGATGTCCCATTGGATGTGATGGAAAACTACAAACAAGGGGACACGGTGCCTGTGGCAGTAGAGGGAAAGGGCAAAAGTACAGGGACCATTACATTTATCTCGCCTGTACTTAACCAGGAAACGGGAAAGTATCTTGTAGAGTTAGCTGTTTCCAATAAAGACAACAAGTTGATTGAGGGCATGGTCGCGACTGTAGAGATGTCACGCAAAGTGAACGGAATGCTCGTACCCGTCCAAAGCGTGGGCATTAAAGAAACAAAGCGCTTCGTCATGGTTGTCGAGAATGGTGTGATCAAGAGACGCGACGTGGAAGTGGGACAAATTTTTGGAAATAACGTCGAGATTTTATCGGGCCTACAGTCAGGCAATCAAATTCTGATCTCCGGCATAACGTACTACGCCGAAGGTGAAGTCGTTACGGTGAAAGGGGAGTAA
- a CDS encoding MFS transporter, giving the protein MGKQSYGLNIFLFTFTRFITELGSGVYKFALALYIADVTGSSAAFATVLGFSYLPGVLINIFAGAYIDRHNKKTIMVVTELLSGALVLLFLLFFLQFPTNLWLFVGYAFVISTIQAFTYLALQASIPELVNEERVGSMNSIYQAISAILNVAGPLVGAVAYGLLGMKMILLIDGLSFIGAGILQMFLRFRKTEAVQETTQSYTDTIKEVFQYIREQVVIKYLFLIFLVLNFIFPPLMYVGLLHIAYRVEKVSMEQFSFIQSSWFIGIIIGAAVVSMKKVSKYVENKIFLLIQLQGLLLLTWVFPIFVPETSNASWIITGVFVGILLVSAIFNSMGNIPIFTFVQLNTPEHLRASMFGVVGTFTGVAVPFGIWLYGILLEAVDWTYLVLASGAIIFVIALIAHLNKQVSQYFKKKEEQVVATDKSA; this is encoded by the coding sequence ATGGGCAAACAATCATATGGATTAAATATTTTTCTCTTTACTTTTACTCGTTTCATTACGGAATTAGGTAGTGGTGTCTACAAATTTGCTCTTGCCCTGTACATTGCGGATGTGACGGGTTCTTCCGCTGCATTTGCAACTGTTTTGGGCTTTTCGTACTTGCCAGGGGTGCTGATTAATATTTTTGCAGGCGCCTATATTGATAGACACAACAAGAAAACAATCATGGTTGTCACCGAGCTGCTAAGCGGTGCGCTAGTTCTCCTGTTTTTACTGTTTTTCCTTCAGTTTCCTACAAATCTATGGCTGTTTGTCGGATACGCCTTCGTGATCAGTACCATTCAGGCTTTTACGTATCTCGCTTTACAAGCATCGATTCCTGAGCTGGTAAACGAGGAAAGAGTAGGTAGTATGAACTCAATTTACCAAGCGATCAGCGCCATTCTCAATGTAGCGGGTCCTTTGGTAGGGGCGGTGGCCTACGGCTTGCTGGGGATGAAAATGATTTTGCTGATCGATGGTCTTTCTTTTATCGGAGCAGGGATCTTGCAGATGTTCCTCCGTTTCCGCAAGACCGAGGCAGTACAGGAGACAACGCAAAGCTATACAGACACAATCAAGGAAGTTTTCCAATATATCCGAGAACAGGTTGTCATCAAGTACTTGTTCCTGATTTTCCTTGTGCTCAACTTTATTTTCCCTCCGCTCATGTATGTGGGGCTGCTGCATATTGCCTACCGAGTTGAAAAAGTATCGATGGAGCAATTCTCCTTTATTCAGTCCTCCTGGTTTATCGGGATCATTATCGGAGCGGCTGTTGTCTCTATGAAAAAGGTGAGCAAATACGTTGAGAATAAAATCTTCCTTTTGATTCAACTGCAAGGGCTTCTCTTGCTGACGTGGGTATTCCCGATTTTTGTTCCGGAAACGAGTAATGCCTCTTGGATCATTACGGGCGTGTTTGTCGGGATTTTATTGGTCTCCGCGATCTTCAACTCCATGGGGAACATTCCGATCTTTACCTTTGTTCAATTGAACACGCCTGAGCATTTGCGTGCCAGCATGTTTGGAGTGGTCGGCACTTTTACCGGTGTGGCCGTACCGTTTGGGATCTGGTTGTACGGTATTTTACTGGAGGCCGTGGATTGGACGTATCTTGTGTTGGCGTCGGGTGCCATCATTTTTGTGATCGCCTTGATCGCTCATCTGAACAAGCAAGTGAGTCAATACTTTAAGAAAAAAGAAGAGCAGGTGGTAGCAACAGACAAGTCTGCTTGA